The Mustela nigripes isolate SB6536 chromosome 11, MUSNIG.SB6536, whole genome shotgun sequence genomic interval tGCCCCAacgtttgtctttttttttttaaatagaggctATTACTATTCTGTAGTCTCTTTAAAATTGCCATTTTATTGATGGCCTTTCTGATAATAGTTTTCCATATTCTTCTTCTAGTGCTTTGCCAGACCTTTATCAAAATGGGGCTGCTGTCTTCTTTCACCTGTAGCGATGAGTTTAGCTCACTGAGACTACACCACAACAAAGCCATTACCCATTTAATGAGGTCTGCCAAAGAGAGAGTTCGTCAGGTAAGCATTAAAATACAAGCTTTGTGTATGACAGAAGCATTTTAATTTCAGAACTgtattttaaagcattgtggAATCCTAGTTACAATAcaggtttataaaaatattaatttgtttattcagtaaatatgtacAAATGACTACCCATGTGTTAGGCTTATAGGCGTTGGGATTCCAGCAGCgaggaaaacagacaaaagacaaaacacCTGCCCTCATGGGGgcttatgttcttttcttttttgtctaagCTTATGTTCTGCTGAGGGGGCAGTCAGCAatagaaacataataaaaatacataaaaagaaagggGTTGTAGCATGATGGTAAGCATTAATGGGAAAATCAAAAGCAGTGAAAGGGCTTAGAAAATGTATGGGTTGTATACAGGGTGGCCAGTGACTGAGGTCGGGAGCTAGCTGCAGGTAAGAGCATGAGCCGTGCCCCTGCCTGGAGGAAGAATGTTCTGGGCAGAGGATCAGCCATCCCCGAGGTGGCCTTGTGCTCGGTGTTTTTGGGAAGCTGAGTGGCAGCCATATGGCCGGAgtagcataagcaaggggagagtATGGGAGAGGTCGGGCAAGGAGGGTCGGGGAGGACAGTCAGACAGACAGATAGGCAGGGATCCTGAAAGCATTTTAACGTCTTTGGTTTTTTTTACTCAGAGCAAAGTAGGAAGGTTTATAGGATTCTGAGCTGAGGAGTGACGTGATCTGACTTACATTTTAATGGGCCACCGCAGTTTCGATGTTAGGAATggatggagggaggcagaggcagaatcaGGGGGGACAGGTGGTCAAACAGCCAGGAGGTAGTAGTAGCTTGGAGGGGTAGTAGCAGTGGAGATGTGAGAAGTGGGCCATTCCTGCTTCTGTTTTGAAGGTGAAGTCAGAATTATTTGCTGATAGAGCTCCTTGGTGAGTTCTCAGCCTTAGCAGTGGATGGCAAGACTATAGCTTTTTTTTAGTAGTGATCTTTGGTTAAGACAGAAATGTTTTCAATTGTAAATGCCTAGGTGATATTGAAAAAGCcagagtgtttttcttttttttaaatactgtgtgAACATTTGGGACTATTAGTGTGACCTTGAATTTTGTTAGACTCCTCATTCCATGAAATTtgcttaaaatgctttttaaagtaattttctgattttaggaTCCTTGTGAGGATAATTCTCATATCCCGAAGATCAGGTATGTGTCAAATACTTATGTGATTGTGTGAAGAGTAAAAtgtctgaaagaaattaagattagGAACTGATCCTGAATTCATTAGAAACTaattttgaagttaaaaataatgtagttAGGGTAGTTTATCAAAgttaaaagctttattttcagaaattaatgACTGCTCCAAGATTTGCTTTACTTCTCTTTCCCTtatgccctccctcccccattctgtGTGGATTCCATAAGCACcaccgttttttgttttttaatttaattttttcaatgtttcagtattcattctttatgcaccatacccagtgctccatgcaatacgtgccctccttaattcccactGCCACGCTCACCTAACCGCTCACCCCCCTCccctacaaaaccctcagtttgtttctggaatccacagtctttcatggtttgtctccaactccaatttcccccaactctcttctcctctctttgaCCCattgtcctccgtgttattccttatgctccacaagtaagtaaaaccataagataattgactgtctctgcttgacttatttcactcagcataatccccagtcccatccatattgaaaAAGTTGGGGTATTCATtatttctggtggaggcataatattccattgtatatatgggccatatcttctttatccatttgtctgttgaaaggcgttttggctcttcccacagtttggtgactgtggtcattgctgctatgaacattggggtacagagggcccttcttttcactacttctgtatctttggggtagatacccagtagtgcaattgcagggtcatagggtagctctatttttaatttcttaaggaatcgccacactattttccaaagtaagCCCCACCGTTAATTCAGAGCTCTGATACATAGTCTTTGTCGGGGGAACAACATTGAGTTTTGGCTCTTTGTAGGAAATGCTAGTTTAAAATCTATAACTCATTAAGacatttttcattaagaaaattaagtaaatttattgTTGAGCTTAGCTAATCAACTGTTGCCCATTAGTCGTCAGTATTCCTGCTTTAAAACACTATAGTTTCTAATTGGAATACTAGTTACTGGTAACATACTTGATTAGCGATCCCTTTGCCATCTCTTGATTCTTCCCCTTGTTGTCTTTGTTACATGTTGATTTACTTAGCAAAGAATTTTCTTCCTAGAGCATGAGAAATTTTGTTTTCGCTCATTTTTTCAAATCATCGTAATTCAGTGATCAGTAAGGTTGGGCAGGTTAGTGATACAGCGAGTGTGAACTATCCTGGGCACCTGGTTCTTTCATGTTTTAATATTGATTGGTTGTTTGTATTTCACTTCTAGGTCCAGGGAAATAGCCTTTGAAGCCCAGACTTCACGTTACCTAAATGAATTTGAAGAGCTTGCCATCTTAGGAAAAGGCGGATACGGAAGAGTGTACAAGGTTGTTTTCCACAAATCCGTTTTGACCTCCTACTCTGAGCAAATGTATTTTGAGTTGTTCTCATGATTATTATTTAAAGTGCTCTAAGGGAAGTCCCTAGAAATCATGTGTGTGTACTTTTCACTAAGATTTGTCATCTCTAGGGAAGTGGGCAGGCTTTAACTTTTTCTAACCACATTGGTGGTTTAGGCAGATTCTGGAAACTgcattaatttacttaaaaaggTATCACGGAAGAAAGCTGTGCTTTTGTATTTTGGGCCTCCTGTGGTTCTTTTGCTagcatttccatttttcagacCTCGAGTCTCTAGGAGTCAAAGTCTCAGTGCAGTTTGGAAGCTTCTAATCTAGCTGACTGTGGCCGACTTTCCTAAACATAGTAAAGACACTTGTCTTTTGCTTAAATTTATCTCTTGAGCTAGTTTGGATCCTAAGCTCAGGTTAGAATAACTTGCTTTATTCAGTTGAATTTAATggcacaaatatattttctcttttcctctactttttaGGTCAGGAATAAATTAGATGGTCAGtattatgcaattaaaaaaatcctgattAATGGTGCAACTAAAACAGATTGCATGAAGGTATGctctttttaagtgtatttatttttgaataatggGGTATTTAGATCCTTTTGAAAAAGTTATGGCAAATACTAGGTGTTGTGGATTGCTAAGTTCACTAAAATGGGTCACAGTAAAATTAACATGAaaaccaaatttttatttgacttaatttttaattaaaaaaaatttttttttgagagagcaagtgtgtACATGGTGGGGAGGcgaatagggagagagagagaatcccaagcaggctccgtgctgagcatggagcccagcgcggggctcgagctcacaaccctgagatcatgacttgagctgatactaagaattggacgcttaactgactgagccacccaggtgcccctctctaaGCCACCTGGGTCTCCTATCCTGGACACAGTGGTGACAGCAGGACTGGACTCATTAGGAGGAATGAAATGAGAGAATGAACATATTGGGCTATGAAAAGTAGAAAGCACTAGATATGTGTCCGTTAACTTGCTGCTGTAACAATTCCCTTCTTCTCTCAGAAATATTCCGATTATTTTACCGTAGTTTAGATTTCTCGTTTGGATGTGTTTTTATTGCTTTGCTCTGGAACAAGTAGTATTTGATGCCATGTACATTGAATAAGTTGTCAGTAAAAGCCCGATCTAAATGCGTTTCCTCTTCAGGTACTTCGGGAGGTGAAGGTGCTGGCAGGCCTTCAGCATCCCAATATCGTAGGCTATCATACCGCTTGGATAGAGCATGTTCATGTGGCCCAAACACGAGGTAAGCCATTGCAGATAGTGTCGCTGCGGGGTTGGTAGGCTGTGGCCCCTGAGCCGAACCCGGCCTTCTCCTGTTCAGGGCCTCCTTCGAGCTGAGAGTGTTTTCTTCCATGTTTAAATCGTTTAAAAGGAATCGAAAGAATACTTTGTGTGAAAGTtatatgaaattcacatttcatgTCAACGAATAAAGTGTGTTAGGGCCCCAGGCTCATTCATTCTTGTGTTGTCTGTGGCTGATGTTGTACCGCCATAGCTGAACCGAGTAGTTGCACAGTCCTGGAAGGCCTGTAAATCCTACAACACTTACTCTCGGCCCTCTACAGAAagtttccacccccaccccaaccggCTCAGGGCCCAGCGTAGTTGTCGTAGTGGTTGTGGAAAGGCTGTTTTTATCATTCCTAAAATGTGCCAGGCCTTTGAATAAGCAAGCTAGGATGCTTGAAggtgggtttttatttgttttttagcagATAGAGTTTCTGTTCCGTTGCCATCTCTGGAGGTGATCTCCAACGAAGAGGACAACAGGTATGTGCACTGGTGTAGTTTGACACGTTAGATATAACCGTTCACCTGCCCTgggttttctttgtctttttgcttgttttcgTTACAAAATGTTAAATGGCTGCTGCTTCTCAGCTATAAATATTGTTGCTAGAGAGATCTGATGCCAGGGGCTTCCACAGTTTACCAGTGAGATATATGTAGGCATGAAGGGACAGCTGAGTtactcttcatctttttttaccttgatttttatctttgccatttttttttcccctccagaagTCAGTATGTTCAAAATGATGAAAGTAACAGCTCATCCATTATTTTCGCCGAGTTcacatcagaaaaagaaaagcccttAGGAGAATCTGGCCTTGACAATCAGAATAACAGATTGGTGAACTACAGCACCAACTTAATCACAAGGGACACCAGTGAACTCGAGTCATCCAGTTTGCTCCCAGGAAATGGTTTGGTGGACTTGCCTTCCAGATCGATTGTTGAACACCCGCTGCCACTTAGGCATCATTCCGACTTGGAAGAGAATTTCACATCCACTGGGGAATCTTCTGAAAACTTAAGTTTGTTGGGGCAGACAGAGGTAGATCACTTTCCCAGAATCTTCTGATGATTTGATACTCACCCATGGTCGTAGTGTGGAGGACCCGTGACTAGATGTGGCCTCCCTTTCACCCCAGCTGACTGCgtgcctcccccccgcccccaccggctTCCCTTTGTCACCCTTTCACCTCCCCAAGTTCCCCTAGCCTGTGGCCCTTGTGTTGGGTCTTCGCTCCTTTGCATAGTTAATGCCTGCTGATCCTTTCCTGGGCACTTCTATTCCTCCCAGTTTTTGCCCCCTGGAGTTGGAAACATTGTTCACACTGTTTCTGTCGTGTGTTCATATCATGCTATGCAGATATAGTTATGCCACAAAGGCCTTCTCTATTTTGGAATGTGACTttaagagaggagaggggagatcAGGTCTGTTTTTCAGACCACTCTCATTGAGGATCACTCCCGTAGGCTGGTGAGACTGCCACATACTCTCACCGGTGTGGAGTCTTCGTGTTAAAAAGGACCTTGAACGTTAACAAACCTCCGTATACTCTGGCATGCTGGGATCCCAGAACCGTGTATGCCGTCTGTGTACGCACGTGCAGAATTAATTCTTGTTGCCCAGGGTTATGTGGCTCTATGCATGTGCTTTTTATGAGACACAGAGCTTGGAACAGAGTCACCTGAATACACAGGACTTGAGTTTGAGGGACCGTTCACCAGAACCGTTCCATTTCTCCGCAGTACCTGTGGGAAACTTTCCTTGGTTGCTAAACGCATGCGCTGTCTATCATGAGCTTAAGTGGGTGCTTGCCTTTtctttggacaagttatttaaggACATAGCAAGCCTCCAGAACGCACGTCTACTCTGAGGTGCCCAGAGAGCAGTCAGGTGGCACCCAGCCATTCTCTGGTGCTGTGTCTGAGCTTTAGAAACCGTGTGTATGGTGAGCAGGCCCGATGCTTTCTGCATgagggcctcagtgtcctccttgGGAGCTCATCCCGCTCCGCAGCCAAgtctcctcctgcctgcccacGTCCTAACGCAGTGTTTGAGgtattcctttcttcctctctctccttcacttgaCTTTGGGCTTCTTGGGCAGACGTGTGTCTGTCATCTCTTTCCTGAGCCACACGGCCCCCTGCTTGGTCTGGCAGAGGCAAGTACCTGTTGACTGCATGCGTAATGCGAGCAAGTCGTACCCAGGTGGGAGCCGGCCATGTCGTCCCCCAGGTGCAGTACCACCTGATGCTGCACATCCAGATGCAGCTGTGCGAGCTCTCGCTGTGGGACTGGATAGTCGAGAGAAACCAGAGGAGCCGGGAGTGTGTGGACGAGTCTGCATGTGAGTACTGGTGGGTCTGGGACAgtgggctgggggatggggccCCGGGCAGGCCTTCTGATGTAGGAACTACCTGCAGGGGCTtaacactggggggggggggggggcagaatcaCCTTTTTGAAACAAACCATTGTGCTTATTTCACCGTTTTCAAGAACATCCAGGTATTTGGAAGTTAATTGTCTCTGAGATGAAGACATAGTTTGTGGATATCCAAGGAGTTATGTGCTAGAATTTAGGTTAATGATTTGGGTAGAAAAGgtcttttagaatttatttatttatttatttgagagagatcacaagtaggcagagagccaggcagagagagagggggaagcaggctgcctgctgagcagagagcctgatgcggggctcgatcccaggaccctgagatcatgacctgagctgaaggcagaggcttaacccactgagccacccatacgtGATAGAACCAGGCTTGAATCCTGGCTCTCACACTCGCTGGCGCTGAGGTTTGGGGCAGGTCGGGTAAGTGCTCTCAGCCTGTTTCCTCCGCCGTGAAATGTGGATCGTCGCATTTGATGGGGTGTGGGGATTGACGGGCTCAAGGCAGAGGATGCGTTGCCGAGGGAATGGAAGTTCTTCTTACCTGTAAAAGGCCCTATACAAGGGCCCGCTGTTTGGCTGTATTAGGTGGGTTAAAATGAGAACCTGACCAAAGGAAGGTAGTTGTTCTGAATGGCTGTGAGAATCCCAAAGCCCTGCTTCATCTGTAGACAGGAGGCTGCCGCTCCAGCGTGAGGGGTGTGATAGTAagtgggcctgcttccccctctctctctgcctgcctctctgcctacttgtgatctctgtcaaataaataaaatcttaaaaaaaaaaaatagatgaattaaaccatccccccttccccccatactttggttttcatttgtcagtcattttggaaaatggaaCATTTCAGATCTTCCGCATAATGGGAGCTCACTCCTTGAGTTAAcatgatttatcttttttctgattCCATAGTTTGTGACGATGTCTTTAATCCGCAGTAGGCTTAGGACACCAGATTTATTAGTGCTCAACCCCAGAGTGTCGGGTTGAAGGAGATTTAGACCCTAGTTTTATCCAGTCATCTTATGCCTGAGAGTTGTTTACAAGGTAATTAATACAGGGGCTCCGGGTGACATTAGTGACACCAAGTCCCTTCATGAGGGCACTAGTTCGTGATGGTTTCTTTGCAAGCTGAGGGGTCCTTCCTGCTGATTTTTAACCATTTTGGAGTGTTGACCTTGTTGAAAATCTGAATTATGGTAACGGATTTAGAACCATCTGACATTTAGATGTTAATGCAatgggtaaaaagaaaaataaaagttccttttttccttcaaggTCCTTACGTCATGGCCAGTGTTGCAACAAAAATTTTTCAAGAATTGGTGGAAGGTGTATGTTACATACATAACATGGGAATTGTACACAGAGATCTGAAGGTAAGTGCTTCGTATCAGGGAGGATGTGGTGTTGGTTcatgaattaaatgaaattaccctcttttcatttacttagggggtatcattgtttttatataaatcatCATCCCGTGAGTCCAGAACTCTAggttcaatttattttatttttttaagattttattatttgtcagagagagagcagtgagtgagctgcaggcagggggagaagcagactccctgctgagcagggatccctatgcggggctccatcctgggaccctgggatcatgacttcagctgaaggcagatgcttacccaactgagccacccaggcatccctagatttAATTTAAAGGCAGCGATCTTTGGGCATTCAGACGTTCTCTGTAGAGAATAGTAGTGTTTTTCGGGTAGTGAGTGTGTTTTGGGTGCTCATGTAATAGATGatgttaaatgtatttaatgctgATGAAAATCCTCATGTTATTGTAGCCTCGGAGGTAAAATGTGCTTCTACAGTTATGTAACATAAAGGAAATTTGACCTGGGCAATTTTTTCCTGCTGTTTAAAATAATCTATGATTATTCCAGTTTTTATTCACCAAAGACTGTCAAgggacagaaaatatatttacttctttgGCAGAAGAGTTttaatatgtttacttttttttttttttttttttaaagattttatttatttatttgacagagagaaatcacaagtagttggagaggcaggcagagagagagagagagagagggaagcaggctccctgctgagaggagagcccgatgcgggactcgatcccaggaccctgagatcatgacctgagccgaaggcagcggcttaacccactgagccacccaggcgcccaatatgtTTACTTTTTGAACAAAGGAAGTAGATTGTGGAAAATGCCTTTAAAGGAATATTTGGGAACAAAAAGTTAATGtgcaaatcattttattttttgaaaaaagtttaaGAACCAGTTTGTACCTCTGGGAGGTACACGATGATGAGTCGAGTGTTTTCTGGGTATGAGTCTAGCCAGAGAATGGAGTGTGAGTTCCTGAAATTCTGTGGCTGGTGAAACTTTGAGGTCCTATTTCAAGAGGTAAGCTAAGTCATAATAACCATATAGAGAGTTCCAGATCTTCACTGGGAGAAGTTGCTTTAAGTGTTGTTTGTATTTGTCACCGTAAATATTTCTGATGTGTCTTTTACAGATGTCCTCTAGAGATAAGGGTTTTTGAGCTAACTTTATTAGGGTTTCCCTTAAGAGGCGGAATTCTGGTAGCATGATTCCTGCAGGTAGAATTCCTTGGTTATTGGTCAGTCTCAGAGGGTAGGAGCGATAGAGAAGCCTGGCGAGGAGCCCCGTGTCCCTTATGTTGGAGCTGCGCTGGAGGTACATGTATATTGGAGACTCCCCGTTTCTCGTTAATATGTTAACGTTTGCTTCAAATTCGAGCAGGAGGTTGATGATGGCCTCTCTGCCTCCAAAGCATGCCTCATGGATAGCTGTTTGACCTTCGTGGTCCTGGGCATTTACTTTGGCTCCGTGAATTAGCAGCAGACGGATGCAGCCCACCCCCGCGGCCAGCAGCCTGCCTGCTTTGCTCGATGCGGTGCACACCGCCAGCTTGAGGGCCGTGCTCCCCGTGGAGGACACGGCGCAGTTCACGTGGGCACCACAGGCGATCAGTGTCTCCATCATTTCCTTATTCAGTATGTCGGCAGCCATGTGCAGCGGTGTCAGGCTGGATTCGTTAGCAGCGTTGACATGGGCGCCATTTTGGGCCAAGATGGAGAGGACCGAGTAGGTCCCGTAGGTTATGGCCAGGTGTAGGGGGGAAGGTTTGTTGCTGTTGTCCACTCGAGCGTTCACCTGAGCTCCGTGTTCGCACAGAATGCGGAGACACAGCACAGCATTGCTCTGAATGTCTGTCAGGATCCTTTGGATTCTGTTCCCTGGTTTTGTCCACGTGGTAGAAGTGATTGGCCAGTGCAGCAGCATCAAGTGAAGTGCAGTGAGGCCTCTCGTGTCCCTAGAATAGTGATTGATGGCAGATTACACTGTATTCATATGGAAACGGTTCTACACAAAGAATTAGTACCTAAGGCAATGTTTGTTTAAAGTGATTccccaggggcgcttgggtggctcagtgggttaagccgctgccttcagctcaggtcatgatctcagggtcctgggatcgagtc includes:
- the EIF2AK1 gene encoding eukaryotic translation initiation factor 2-alpha kinase 1 isoform X2, whose translation is MGLLSSFTCSDEFSSLRLHHNKAITHLMRSAKERVRQDPCEDNSHIPKIRSREIAFEAQTSRYLNEFEELAILGKGGYGRVYKVRNKLDGQYYAIKKILINGATKTDCMKVLREVKVLAGLQHPNIVGYHTAWIEHVHVAQTRADRVSVPLPSLEVISNEEDNRSQYVQNDESNSSSIIFAEFTSEKEKPLGESGLDNQNNRLVNYSTNLITRDTSELESSSLLPGNGLVDLPSRSIVEHPLPLRHHSDLEENFTSTGESSENLSLLGQTEVQYHLMLHIQMQLCELSLWDWIVERNQRSRECVDESACPYVMASVATKIFQELVEGVCYIHNMGIVHRDLKPRNIFLHGSDQQVKIGDFGLACADIIQKNADWIARDGNRTPTHTSRVGTCLYASPEQLEGSEYDAKSDMYSLGVILLELFQPFGTEMERVHVLTGLRSGQIPESLSKRCPMQAKYIQHLTRRNASQRPSAVQLLQSELFQNSGNVNLTLQMKILEQEKEIEELRKQLSLLSQEREAKDGMKDGGEPDLP
- the ANKRD61 gene encoding ankyrin repeat domain-containing protein 61, with product MGNITKRGSRELVASGAEALEEGPAAALHTRLHEAILREDCTTIHMLLRSHPVNQPMTILANPTSHRLLLNQQTQSVLPIHLAAEHRKAQSLLCLLEHGADPEVRDTRGLTALHLMLLHWPITSTTWTKPGNRIQRILTDIQSNAVLCLRILCEHGAQVNARVDNSNKPSPLHLAITYGTYSVLSILAQNGAHVNAANESSLTPLHMAADILNKEMMETLIACGAHVNCAVSSTGSTALKLAVCTASSKAGRLLAAGVGCIRLLLIHGAKVNAQDHEGQTAIHEACFGGREAIINLLLEFEANVNILTRNGESPIYMYLQRSSNIRDTGLLARLLYRSYPLRLTNNQGILPAGIMLPEFRLLRETLIKLAQKPLSLEDICKRHIRNIYGDKYKQHLKQLLPVKIWNSLYGYYDLAYLLK
- the EIF2AK1 gene encoding eukaryotic translation initiation factor 2-alpha kinase 1 isoform X1 codes for the protein MLGGSSGTREREAEGDGAGAVPAPPAIEFPADGSDPKYDESDVPAELQVLKGPLQQPTFPFAVANQLLLVSLLDHLSHVHEPDPLRSRQVFKLLCQTFIKMGLLSSFTCSDEFSSLRLHHNKAITHLMRSAKERVRQDPCEDNSHIPKIRSREIAFEAQTSRYLNEFEELAILGKGGYGRVYKVRNKLDGQYYAIKKILINGATKTDCMKVLREVKVLAGLQHPNIVGYHTAWIEHVHVAQTRADRVSVPLPSLEVISNEEDNRSQYVQNDESNSSSIIFAEFTSEKEKPLGESGLDNQNNRLVNYSTNLITRDTSELESSSLLPGNGLVDLPSRSIVEHPLPLRHHSDLEENFTSTGESSENLSLLGQTEVQYHLMLHIQMQLCELSLWDWIVERNQRSRECVDESACPYVMASVATKIFQELVEGVCYIHNMGIVHRDLKPRNIFLHGSDQQVKIGDFGLACADIIQKNADWIARDGNRTPTHTSRVGTCLYASPEQLEGSEYDAKSDMYSLGVILLELFQPFGTEMERVHVLTGLRSGQIPESLSKRCPMQAKYIQHLTRRNASQRPSAVQLLQSELFQNSGNVNLTLQMKILEQEKEIEELRKQLSLLSQEREAKDGMKDGGEPDLP